A genomic stretch from Solanum stenotomum isolate F172 chromosome 8, ASM1918654v1, whole genome shotgun sequence includes:
- the LOC125874977 gene encoding uncharacterized protein LOC125874977 — protein MDFHSLARRELQALCKKNKIPANLTNVAMADALQSLEFVDGIEEVLKTCESDVANPSMESPGKSEALASVPRTGRRTTQRKTIKHDSETLQTTTRSHCRTRGTVVRDVDEAKNDMMETPALPITRRRAATTSVRAKLESAMKECEPKEEIVDQVEEERKDVPKTPAAALTSQRKEVKAKSSVRQVYSTRRSVRLAGKPMQESSTQEDEKSGTLTFDAVSEETDESLEVNSELHSAHKSEELDKNGIDLKSSESLDMKNESDTVSVQDSNTLVQNKIDMEDGVQQDSANDLEVVVLDTKAKEGSEEVALGCNNDGSGEESMEESEIVGEAKEEIDFQNKSQNLGDDTKSNSDITKQPNGQDEPHGDTSDFMAENDGEEEGHFDSDVAGKPELIGEQPVAVSVNPDAKIDFHEVNLFEQSNGEEEAKMRASQQKCVTNMQANIDFLEVNLFEQFNGEVQAKVSGSQQKCLTNMEDAGEVAGEEEPMEEYDCTEATMDAPADSLELAGQEESMEEYDVDCYEANVDAPADALEVAGEEQPMEEFDVDCTEANVVAPGDALEVAGDDESMESAAHSLPPLPLISNAAPEPVLTLALDTMQNPSALTSTNSELITQTPVENSSAVTSIGQMLVTDNKENLVCTKENKGTAGNNLQNLSLRKLTKMLKDLKISKDPSGTEAVNSRSALQKVPENRLTIENEN, from the exons ATGGATTTCCACAGCCTCGCAAGGAGAGAATTGCAAGCTCTTTGCAAGAAGAACAAGATCCCAGCTAACTTGACCAATGTTGCCATGGCTGATGCTCTTCAATCTCTTGAATTT gttgatggtattgaagaggtCTTGAAAACATGTGAATCTGACGTTGCCAACCCATCCATGGAATCCCCTGGAAAGTCAGAAGCATTAGCAAGTGTACCTCGGACTGGTCGCCGAACTACACAACGAAAGACAATCAAACATGACTCAGAAACTTTGCAGACCACGACAAGGAGTCACTGCAGAACAAGAGGAACAGTGGTAAGAGACGTTGATGAAGCCAAAAATGATATGATGGAGACTCCTGCATTGCCAATTACCAGAAGGAGGGCTGCAACAACTTCAGTTCGTGCTAAGCTGGAATCTGCAATGAAGGAATGTGAACCAAAAGAGGAAATTGTGGAtcaggttgaggaagaaaggaaagatGTTCCAAAGACACCAGCAGCTGCTCTCACTAGCCAAAGAAAGGAAGTGAAGGCAAAGAGTTCAGTTAGGCAAGTGTACAGCACTCGCCGATCAGTGAGGTTAGCTGGGAAACCTATGCAGGAATCAAGCACACAAGAGGATGAAAAGTCAGGAACCCTTACGTTTGATGCAGTTTCTGAAGAAACTGATGAAAGTTTGGAGGTGAACTCTGAGCTGCATTCTGCTCACAAGTCTGAAGAATTAGACAAAAATG GTATTGATTTGAAATCATCCGAGAGTTTGGACATGAAGAACGAATCAGACACCGTGTCAGTtcaagattcaaataccttggtacaaaataaaatagacatGGAAGATGGTGTTCAACAAGACAGTGCTAATGATCTGGAAGTTGTTGTCTTAGATACAAAAGCAAAAGAGGGCTCAGAGGAAGTAGCACTGGGCTGCAATAATGATG GATCTGGAGAAGAATCCATGGAAGAATCTGAAATTGTTGGCGAGGCTAAAGAAGAAATAGATTTTCAGAACAAAAGCCAGAACTTGGGTGATGATACCAAGAGTAATTCAGATATCACAAAGCAGCCTAATGGACAGGATGAGCCCCATGGTGATACATCTGATTTTATGGCAGAAAATGATGGGGAGGAAGAAGGTCATTTTGATTCTGATGTTGCAGGAAAACCAGAGTTGATTGGAGAACAACCTGTAGCTGTAAGTGTCAATCCAGACGCTAAGATAGATTTTCACGAGGTGAATTTGTTTGAGCAATCCAATGGTGAGGAAGAGGCTAAGATGCGTGCAAGTCAGCAGAAGTGTGTGACTAACATGCAAGCTAACATAGATTTTCTTGAGGTGAATTTGTTCGAGCAATTCAATGGTGAGGTCCAGGCTAAGGTGAGTGGAAGTCAGCAGAAGTGTCTGACTAACATGGAAGATGCAGGAGAAGTTGCTGGAGAAGAAGAACCCATGGAAGAATATGACTGTACTGAGGCTACCATGGATGCACCAGCTGATTCTCTGGAACTTGCTGGACAAGAAGAATCCATGGAAGAATATGATGTTGATTGTTATGAGGCTAACGTGGATGCACCAGCTGATGCTCTGGAAGTTGCTGGAGAAGAACAACCCATGGAAGAATTTGATGTTGATTGTACTGAGGCTAACGTGGTTGCACCAGGTGATGCTCTGGAAGTTGCTGGAGATGATGAATCCATGGAGAGTGCAGCACACAGTCTTCCACCCTTGCCTCTCATTTCTAATGCTGCCCCAGAACCAGTCCTCACTTTGGCACTGGATACTATGCAAAATCCTTCTGCCTTGACAAGCACAAATTCAGAACTCATCACTCAGACACCAGTTGAGAATTCATCAGCAGTGACAAGCATAGGACAGATGCTTGTTACAGATAACAAGGAAAACTTGGTTTGTACGAAAGAAAACAAAGGCACTGCTGGcaataacttgcaaaatttaagCTTGAGGAAGCTTACAAAAATGTTGAAAGATTTAAAGATCTCAAAAGATCCTAGTGGAACGGAG GCAGTAAACTCAAGATCAGCCTTGCAAAAAGTTCCAGAAAACCGCTTGACCATTGAAAACGAAAATTGA
- the LOC125874391 gene encoding uncharacterized protein LOC125874391 — MGQAFRKLFDTFFGNSEMRVVMLGLDAAGKTTILYKLHIGEVLSTVPTIGFNVEKVQYKNVVFTVWDVGGQEKLRPLWRHYFNNTDGLIYVVDSLDRERIGKAKQEFQAIIRDPFMLNAVILVFANKQDMKGAMTPMEVCEGLGLYDLKNRKWHIQGACALKGDGLYEGLDWLSSTLKDLKAAGYSSVGTSAF, encoded by the exons ATGGGACAAGCTTTTCGCAAGCTATTTGATACTTTCTTCGGCAACTCTGAGATGAGG GTTGTGATGCTGGGGCTGGATGCAGCTGGGAAAACAACTATATTGTACAAGTTGCATATAGGAGAAGTTCTGTCCACAGTTCCTACTATTG GTTTCAATGTAGAAAAAGTGCAGTACAAGAATGTGGTTTTTACTGTGTGGGACGTTGGAGGACAAGAGAAATTAAGGCCactttggaggcattatttcaATAACACAGATGGACTG ATTTACGTCGTTGACTCTTTGGATCGTGAGAGAATCGGAAAGGCAAAGCAAGAGTTTCAG GCGATCATTAGAGATCCATTTATGCTTAATGCTGTCATCTTGGTTTTTGCTAACAAGCAGGACATG AAAGGAGCAATGACTCCAATGGAAGTGTGTGAAGGCCTCGGTCTTTATGATCTTAAAAACCGGAAATGGCATATACAAGGTGCATGTGCTCTTAAAGGGGATGGTCTATACGAGGGACTAGACTGGTTATCAAGCACTCTGAAAGATCTCAAGGCCGCTGGGTACTCTTCAGTGGGCACTTCAGCCTTCTGA
- the LOC125874092 gene encoding ERAD-associated E3 ubiquitin-protein ligase HRD1A-like isoform X2 gives MILATTTVATFVKYVFYVRDMLMEGQWERKAVYTFYLELIRDLIHLTMYMCFFLMIFINYGVPLHLVRELYETFRNFKTRVADYIRYRKITSNMNDRFPDATLAELNGGDTICIICREEMTTAKKLTCGHLFHVNCLRSWLERQNTCPTCRALVVPPENGTSVAGSGYAQQGTSLSSTSRGSQADPRTNGYVSQHQARLQAAVAAAAIYEKSFVYPSAPTLSRSHGYALFPPSYGPVSSVSVDSERESAANEWPQQHQYANMPFAYYPQTSFAPLGYPGANMPFGDSSWSNLSTSDTHLEAHRIFLQQQCEALQNQLKLLQSSKTQKAADGAKVSESKGKAISLENAQNGQAAGADI, from the exons ATGATACTTGCTACAACAACTGTTGCAACATTTGTAAAATATGTATTCTATGTACGTGACATGCTTATGGAAGGACAATGGGAGAGGAAGGCCGTATATACTTTCTACTTGGAACTTATTCGGGACTTGATCCACTTGACTATGTACATGTGCTTCTTCCTCATGATTTTCAT CAATTATGGTGTGCCTCTGCATTTGGTTCGGGAGCTTTATGAGACATTCCGCAACTTCAAGACTCGAGTTGCTGATTACATACGATATCGAAAAATCACTTCAAATATGAATGATCGTTTTCCAGATGCTACACTGGCAGAGCTCAATGG AGGTGACACTATCTGCATCATTTGTCGTGAGGAGATGACCACTGCCAAGAAACTTACTTGTGGACATCTCTTTCATGTCAATTGCCTCCGGTCATGGCTAGAACGTCAGAACACGTGTCCTACTTGCAGAGCTCTTGTTGTACCACCTGAAAATGGGACGAGTGTTGCTGGATCTGGATATGCTCAGCAAG GAACAAGTTTATCAAGCACATCTCGAGGTTCCCAAGCAGATCCTAGGACAAACGGTTATGTTAGTCAGCACCAGGCTAGACTCCAAGCTGCAGTTGCTGCTGCTGCAATTTATGAGAAGTCCTTTGTTTATCCTTCTGCACCAACACTAAGCCG GTCTCATGGATATGCTCTATTTCCTCCGTCCTACGGACCAGTCAGTTCTGTCAGTGTGGACTCAGAAAGAGAGAGTGCTGCAAATGAATGGCCACAGCAACATCAATATGCAAATATGCCTTTTGCTTACTATCCACAGACCAGTTTTGCTCCTTTAGGATATCCTGGTGCTAACATGCCTTTTGGAGATAGTTCCTGGAGTAACCTTAGTACTTCAGATACTCATCTCGAGGCCCATAGGATATTCTTACAGCAGCAGTGTGAG GCTCTGCAAAACCAGCTCAAGCTTCTACAGAGTTCAAAGACCCAGAAAGCAGCAGATGGTGCAAAAGTTTCTGAGAGCAAGGGAAAAGCAATTTCATTAGAGAATGCTCAAAATGGACAGGCTGCAGGTGCAGATATTTAA
- the LOC125874092 gene encoding ERAD-associated E3 ubiquitin-protein ligase HRD1B-like isoform X1 codes for MMSVRTYAGLSVIASLAVIYHAFNSRGQFYPAMVYLSTSKISLVLLLNMGLAIMCILWQLTKKIFLGTLREAEVERLNEQSWRELMEILFAITIFRQDFSMTFITMVTALFLVKTLHWLAQKRVEYIETTPAVTKLSHIRIVSFMGFLLLIDSLLLYNYMNHLIQTRQASGSLFFAFEYMILATTTVATFVKYVFYVRDMLMEGQWERKAVYTFYLELIRDLIHLTMYMCFFLMIFINYGVPLHLVRELYETFRNFKTRVADYIRYRKITSNMNDRFPDATLAELNGGDTICIICREEMTTAKKLTCGHLFHVNCLRSWLERQNTCPTCRALVVPPENGTSVAGSGYAQQGTSLSSTSRGSQADPRTNGYVSQHQARLQAAVAAAAIYEKSFVYPSAPTLSRSHGYALFPPSYGPVSSVSVDSERESAANEWPQQHQYANMPFAYYPQTSFAPLGYPGANMPFGDSSWSNLSTSDTHLEAHRIFLQQQCEALQNQLKLLQSSKTQKAADGAKVSESKGKAISLENAQNGQAAGADI; via the exons ATGATGAGTGTACGGACTTATGCTGGGCTTAGTGTAATAGCTTCTCTAGCTGTCATTTATCACGCCTTTAATAGTAGAGGCCAGTTTTACCCAGCAATGGTTTATTTATCGACATCTAAGATCAGTCTGGTGCTTCTCCTCAACATGGGTCTTGCCATTATGTGCATTTTGTGGCAGCTAACCAAGAAAATTTTCCTTGGTACCCTTCGAGAGGCAGAGGTGGAGAGGTTAAATGAGCAGTCATGGCGGGAACTCATGGAAATACTTTTTGCAATCACTATTTTCCGGCAAGACTTCTCCATGACGTTTATTACCATGGTTACCGCACTATTTTTAGTCAAGACTTTGCATTGGTTGGCCCAGAAACGGGTTGAGTACATTGAAACAACTCCAGCTGTTACTAAGTTGTCCCACATTCGCATAGTTTCTTTCATGGGCTTCCTCCTTCTCATAGATAGTCTCCTTTTGTACAACTACATGAACCATTTGATACAGACAAGACAGGCTTCTGGTTCTCTCTTCTTCGCGTTTGA GTACATGATACTTGCTACAACAACTGTTGCAACATTTGTAAAATATGTATTCTATGTACGTGACATGCTTATGGAAGGACAATGGGAGAGGAAGGCCGTATATACTTTCTACTTGGAACTTATTCGGGACTTGATCCACTTGACTATGTACATGTGCTTCTTCCTCATGATTTTCAT CAATTATGGTGTGCCTCTGCATTTGGTTCGGGAGCTTTATGAGACATTCCGCAACTTCAAGACTCGAGTTGCTGATTACATACGATATCGAAAAATCACTTCAAATATGAATGATCGTTTTCCAGATGCTACACTGGCAGAGCTCAATGG AGGTGACACTATCTGCATCATTTGTCGTGAGGAGATGACCACTGCCAAGAAACTTACTTGTGGACATCTCTTTCATGTCAATTGCCTCCGGTCATGGCTAGAACGTCAGAACACGTGTCCTACTTGCAGAGCTCTTGTTGTACCACCTGAAAATGGGACGAGTGTTGCTGGATCTGGATATGCTCAGCAAG GAACAAGTTTATCAAGCACATCTCGAGGTTCCCAAGCAGATCCTAGGACAAACGGTTATGTTAGTCAGCACCAGGCTAGACTCCAAGCTGCAGTTGCTGCTGCTGCAATTTATGAGAAGTCCTTTGTTTATCCTTCTGCACCAACACTAAGCCG GTCTCATGGATATGCTCTATTTCCTCCGTCCTACGGACCAGTCAGTTCTGTCAGTGTGGACTCAGAAAGAGAGAGTGCTGCAAATGAATGGCCACAGCAACATCAATATGCAAATATGCCTTTTGCTTACTATCCACAGACCAGTTTTGCTCCTTTAGGATATCCTGGTGCTAACATGCCTTTTGGAGATAGTTCCTGGAGTAACCTTAGTACTTCAGATACTCATCTCGAGGCCCATAGGATATTCTTACAGCAGCAGTGTGAG GCTCTGCAAAACCAGCTCAAGCTTCTACAGAGTTCAAAGACCCAGAAAGCAGCAGATGGTGCAAAAGTTTCTGAGAGCAAGGGAAAAGCAATTTCATTAGAGAATGCTCAAAATGGACAGGCTGCAGGTGCAGATATTTAA
- the LOC125875197 gene encoding uncharacterized protein LOC125875197 has translation MTRNHMILTFLLKLLLSSVSTATNSTSEIRQAIEEMRTANYFTFIMLINMAPADLIQGNITFLMPRDKTLSQTLIQENNVADFLQRHSLPSPLLFDHLQHFPTGSMIPTSKPDVFLRVNNSGKMHFFLNNARVVSQNICTKSSSIRCHGIDQVLEGATLPSDHINASLPVPPPCDHNITSPPFGLVASPPVMSPPSAAQPISSNISPIPSSAPTLKSAVSLSKTGIAGLIWLLMAVKLSL, from the coding sequence ATGACCAGAAATCATATGATCTTAACATTCCTTCTAAAGTTGCTGCTGTCATCTGTCTCTACTGCTACAAACAGTACCTCAGAAATCCGCCAAGCCATTGAGGAGATGAGGACAGCAAATTATTTCACCTTTATAATGCTGATTAACATGGCCCCTGCTGACCTTATACAAGGAAACATCACTTTCTTGATGCCAAGAGACAAGACACTGTCCCAAACATTAATCCAAGAAAACAACGTGGCAGATTTCTTGCAACGACATTCCTTACCATCACCATTGCTTTTCGACCACCTCCAACACTTCCCAACAGGCTCCATGATACCAACTTCAAAACCTGACGTTTTCCTTAGAGTCAACAATTCTGGAAAGATGCATTTCTTTCTCAACAATGCCAGAGTCGTTAGTCAAAATATCTGCACTAAAAGTTCTTCCATCAGATGCCATGGCATTGATCAAGTCCTGGAAGGTGCCACTTTGCCATCTGATCATATTAATGCCAGTCTTCCTGTGCCTCCACCTTGTGATCATAACATTACGAGTCCGCCTTTTGGGCTGGTTGCATCACCTCCTGTAATGTCACCACCATCTGCAGCACAGCCAATAAGTAGCAACATTAGTCCGATCCCATCATCAGCTCCAACACTGAAATCTGCAGTATCTTTAAGTAAAACCGGAATAGCTGGGCTTATTTGGTTGCTGATGGCTGTGAAGTTATCTCTTTGA